A region of Thiofilum sp. DNA encodes the following proteins:
- the yajC gene encoding preprotein translocase subunit YajC — protein MSFLIADAHAATPAPAGGGLIEMVIMMAIFFAIMYFMIIRPQQKRAKEHKALIDGLTKGDEVVAGGGLMGKITAVTENYVEMSVADNVNVKVQKHAIASVLPRGTLKGE, from the coding sequence GTGAGCTTTTTGATTGCTGATGCCCACGCTGCAACCCCAGCCCCTGCGGGCGGTGGCTTAATAGAAATGGTCATTATGATGGCTATTTTCTTTGCCATTATGTATTTCATGATTATTCGCCCTCAACAAAAACGTGCTAAAGAGCACAAAGCCCTGATTGATGGCTTAACTAAAGGCGATGAAGTGGTAGCAGGTGGCGGTTTAATGGGCAAAATTACCGCAGTCACTGAAAACTATGTCGAAATGAGCGTAGCGGATAATGTGAATGTAAAAGTACAAAAACACGCTATTGCCAGTGTACTGCCTAGAGGCACACTTAAGGGCGAATAA
- a CDS encoding ion transporter: MTTSTSPTTYNSVLQTKAAQILAAPRTQQVIIGLILINALILGLETSKTLMASMGHFLHLLDRVLLTVFVIELVTKLYVYRAQFFRNAWNIFDFLVIAISLVPASGPLAVLRVLRLLRLVSLVPKLRFIVEALFAAIPGILSILGLLLIVFYVFAIIATGLFGETHPQWFGTLGKTLYTLFQVMTLESWSMGISRPIMETYPWAGLFFVLFILIATFTMLNLFIALIVNAMQTIQEDQKHTDKQTVEQVLHQETEPVLQDTHALREEVQSLREEIRLLRQTLSANAKS, from the coding sequence ATGACAACATCTACTTCTCCAACCACTTATAACTCGGTATTGCAAACTAAAGCTGCCCAAATACTCGCCGCGCCCCGTACTCAGCAGGTGATTATTGGTTTAATTCTCATCAATGCGCTCATTTTAGGCTTGGAAACCTCCAAGACTTTAATGGCGAGTATGGGACACTTTTTACATTTACTCGACCGAGTGTTACTCACGGTCTTTGTGATCGAGCTAGTGACCAAGCTCTATGTGTATCGAGCGCAATTCTTCCGTAATGCGTGGAATATCTTTGATTTTCTAGTAATTGCCATTTCTCTAGTCCCTGCCTCAGGTCCCTTAGCGGTATTGCGTGTACTACGGCTGCTGCGTCTCGTATCGTTAGTGCCTAAATTACGCTTTATTGTGGAAGCACTATTTGCCGCAATTCCGGGGATTTTATCGATTTTAGGTTTATTGCTCATAGTGTTTTATGTGTTTGCCATTATTGCGACCGGACTATTTGGCGAAACGCATCCGCAATGGTTTGGTACTTTAGGTAAAACCTTATATACCCTATTCCAAGTCATGACCTTAGAAAGTTGGTCAATGGGGATTTCACGCCCGATTATGGAAACCTATCCATGGGCAGGTTTATTCTTTGTACTGTTTATCTTGATTGCTACTTTTACCATGCTGAATTTGTTTATCGCCTTGATTGTCAACGCGATGCAAACCATTCAAGAGGATCAAAAGCATACTGATAAACAAACAGTTGAGCAGGTACTACACCAAGAAACCGAACCGGTATTACAAGATACCCATGCCCTACGTGAGGAAGTGCAGAGTTTAAGAGAAGAAATTCGTTTATTGCGACAAACCTTGTCAGCAAACGCTAAATCCTAA
- a CDS encoding quinone-dependent dihydroorotate dehydrogenase — protein sequence MYRLIRDLLFLLPAETSHHFTLNSLKFVTQLGLRGKPQALQGRAVKVMGLTFPNPVGLAAGLDKNGDYIDGLATFGFGFIEIGTITPRPQPGNPKPRLFRLKQAEAIINRMGFNNEGVEYLINQVKQKKYSGILGINIGKNFDTPVENALSDYQRAMQAVYPYADYITVNISSPNTPGLRTLQYGAELKQLLEPLKHTQLQLADQTGRYVPVAVKVAPDLEKSDIAGIAEVLLSTQMDGLIATNTTLDRTKVQGMSYAEEKGGLSGKPLTERSTEVIAEFYQHLKHELPIIGVGGISSGADAKAKLDAGAKLVQVYSGLIYQGAQLVKECIAATR from the coding sequence GTGTATCGCTTAATCCGTGACTTATTGTTTTTATTACCTGCCGAAACTTCCCACCATTTCACTCTTAATAGTTTAAAGTTCGTTACCCAACTAGGCTTAAGAGGTAAACCACAAGCACTACAAGGACGCGCTGTCAAAGTCATGGGCTTAACCTTTCCTAATCCAGTCGGATTAGCCGCAGGTTTGGATAAAAATGGTGATTATATTGATGGTTTAGCTACCTTCGGTTTTGGTTTTATTGAGATAGGTACGATTACCCCCCGCCCACAACCCGGCAATCCTAAACCACGCCTATTTCGCCTAAAACAAGCCGAAGCGATTATTAATCGTATGGGTTTTAATAATGAGGGTGTAGAGTATTTAATTAATCAGGTCAAACAAAAAAAATACTCCGGTATTTTAGGTATTAATATTGGTAAAAACTTTGATACTCCTGTTGAAAATGCGCTGAGTGATTATCAAAGGGCGATGCAAGCCGTTTACCCCTATGCTGATTATATTACCGTTAATATCTCCTCGCCTAATACGCCCGGATTACGTACATTGCAATATGGGGCTGAATTAAAACAATTATTAGAGCCTTTAAAACACACACAATTGCAATTAGCGGATCAAACCGGACGTTATGTTCCGGTGGCGGTGAAAGTAGCGCCTGATCTAGAAAAAAGTGATATTGCTGGTATTGCGGAAGTGTTATTAAGTACACAAATGGATGGTTTGATTGCTACCAATACCACTTTAGATCGCACCAAGGTTCAGGGTATGTCTTATGCCGAAGAAAAAGGTGGCTTGAGTGGTAAACCTCTAACGGAACGCTCCACTGAGGTGATTGCCGAGTTTTATCAGCACTTAAAACATGAATTGCCGATTATTGGAGTAGGCGGTATTAGCTCTGGAGCAGATGCTAAAGCTAAATTAGACGCTGGGGCTAAACTGGTGCAAGTGTATAGTGGGTTGATTTATCAAGGCGCTCAGCTAGTGA